A DNA window from Rossellomorea marisflavi contains the following coding sequences:
- a CDS encoding response regulator: MKVLITDDEAQVRKGLLWKLDWEKEGFTVVGEASNGREALRLMEEKEPDIVLTDVRMPIMDGIALVKELASSYPKIRTIILSGYADFEYVRASMHEGVKRYLLKPVDPEELSSALKDIKDELIREKAEEYREERAKKLMEDQLADIREQYLLQLVRDEWAGLSISEEKLMYLGLEAFCNQEVRFLSVEIRGSMSRSDLRALFLPFRMICRELAGERALSFVDASYPHMVHYISRIDDVNKLATDVQRAAKEFLGLESVIGLGKPVRGRGLLNPAMNLPSSHGGKARST; the protein is encoded by the coding sequence ATGAAGGTGCTGATAACCGATGATGAAGCTCAGGTTCGAAAGGGGCTGCTATGGAAGCTTGATTGGGAGAAGGAAGGGTTCACAGTTGTCGGGGAGGCGTCAAACGGAAGAGAAGCTCTGCGTCTCATGGAGGAAAAAGAGCCTGATATTGTCTTGACGGATGTAAGGATGCCGATCATGGACGGGATTGCGCTGGTGAAAGAACTGGCCAGTAGCTATCCGAAGATCCGGACCATCATCCTTTCGGGATACGCTGACTTTGAATATGTCAGGGCCTCAATGCATGAGGGAGTCAAGCGATATTTGCTGAAGCCCGTGGATCCCGAGGAATTATCTTCAGCCTTAAAGGATATTAAAGACGAATTGATCCGTGAAAAGGCTGAAGAATATAGGGAAGAACGAGCAAAAAAATTGATGGAAGATCAGCTTGCGGATATAAGAGAGCAATATCTCCTACAACTTGTGAGGGATGAATGGGCTGGCCTCTCCATCAGTGAAGAGAAGTTGATGTACCTGGGTTTGGAAGCATTTTGCAACCAGGAAGTGAGGTTCCTGTCAGTTGAGATCAGGGGAAGCATGTCCAGGTCCGACCTTAGGGCGCTCTTCCTGCCTTTCCGGATGATCTGTCGGGAACTTGCCGGGGAAAGGGCCCTTTCATTTGTAGACGCGAGCTATCCCCATATGGTTCATTACATAAGCAGGATCGATGATGTGAACAAACTGGCAACAGATGTACAACGAGCTGCAAAGGAATTCCTCGGGCTTGAATCAGTCATAGGATTAGGGAAGCCGGTGAGGGGGAGAGGGCTCTTAAATCCGGCTATGAATCTTCCATCCTCGCATGGGGGCAAAGCTCGATCAACATAG
- a CDS encoding STAS domain-containing protein, which produces MKHAIDISGSLFDWDLVNGEVHFENERVVLFWVDTAFKTLFDTIEEIAGHKESRLVLETSGYRTGTIVSDFYRRSLGKVDDILGKLPTTYVTAGWGDTEIVSYSKEGLHAVIRVRNSWEYQVNKEQGKNQEGTFLPGHWAGVLTGLFGEKMWYKVNRSQLEGDPYSEYEFNHSDITPSLNVSALIEEQTNEMQQKMDLAAAERTHTLSSIIKEISSPIIPVLDSILVVPLVGRYDETRGEELLNRTLLNLPGYKADYLIIDATSLIGVDEFTLNFIQKFVAATSLLGTRCLLVGISAEFSIQIAQSGHEIKRIPCFSVLQQGIHYALGQMGLCITKKNPVS; this is translated from the coding sequence ATGAAACATGCAATTGATATAAGCGGCTCTTTATTCGACTGGGATCTTGTGAACGGGGAAGTTCATTTTGAAAATGAACGGGTCGTATTGTTCTGGGTGGATACGGCATTCAAGACCCTTTTTGATACGATCGAAGAGATAGCAGGGCATAAAGAGTCAAGACTTGTACTGGAAACTTCAGGATACAGGACCGGAACCATCGTAAGTGATTTTTACAGGCGCTCCCTCGGGAAAGTAGATGACATCCTCGGCAAGCTTCCGACCACCTATGTGACAGCGGGCTGGGGTGATACAGAGATTGTATCCTATTCAAAAGAAGGGCTTCATGCCGTGATTCGCGTCCGGAACAGCTGGGAATATCAGGTCAATAAGGAGCAAGGAAAAAATCAAGAAGGCACATTCCTTCCAGGTCACTGGGCCGGGGTCCTGACGGGCTTATTCGGGGAGAAAATGTGGTACAAGGTGAACAGGAGCCAACTTGAAGGCGACCCATATAGTGAGTATGAATTCAATCACTCCGACATCACACCTTCATTGAATGTCAGCGCATTAATCGAAGAACAAACGAATGAAATGCAGCAAAAGATGGATCTTGCAGCAGCCGAGAGAACACATACCCTTTCCAGTATCATCAAGGAGATCTCTTCTCCGATCATACCCGTCCTCGATTCCATCCTGGTAGTGCCCTTGGTTGGTCGCTATGATGAAACGAGGGGTGAAGAGCTCCTTAACCGCACCCTCCTTAATCTCCCAGGATATAAGGCGGATTACCTCATCATCGACGCTACAAGCTTAATCGGGGTGGATGAATTCACATTGAATTTCATTCAAAAATTTGTCGCAGCCACCTCCCTTCTTGGGACTCGCTGCCTATTGGTGGGAATCTCGGCTGAATTCAGTATTCAAATTGCCCAAAGCGGACATGAAATCAAGCGGATCCCATGTTTTTCTGTCCTTCAGCAAGGCATCCATTATGCCCTCGGTCAAATGGGGCTGTGCATCACAAAGAAGAACCCCGTTTCTTGA
- a CDS encoding ABC transporter substrate-binding protein, whose protein sequence is MKWKLPILLGLILVLGAAGYLSIEPIFNEGGKEVATAPKHTPEITLNFWRNKGTALENQAYEELVKTFNEEHSTIQVKMTQIPYGDYELKLRTAIAAGSPPDIMTIDTPTLALYASAGALTSIDDYMKKEGRVEDLAEPTLKGLMYEGDIYLSPIAESSVGLFYNIRLFEKAGVPLPSKDPEDPMTWDEVAEAAERISALSDEIIGIDPAQGFPDGESPAYYKIPLIWQFGGEIMDPDNHTAEGYLNSTESLQALQFYQDMYQKRGIAKVEMPPDAFENGQLGMVIQGSWMTDSYEQENPEFKLGKEYGITSLPKGIQRVVPNGGWALGLSSKASHPDEAWEFIRYATSYEGSRRYIEITGDVPARYSVAKSFPELKEYPKNIFVHQAQEYSRNRPVTAAYPVVSEAMRILFEDVGIANKDVGSAADEAVKKIEDGIKDMEE, encoded by the coding sequence GTGAAATGGAAGCTTCCGATCCTATTGGGACTCATCCTTGTATTGGGGGCAGCCGGCTATCTTTCCATTGAACCGATTTTCAATGAGGGAGGAAAAGAAGTGGCAACCGCCCCCAAGCATACACCTGAAATCACCCTGAACTTCTGGAGGAATAAGGGGACGGCTCTTGAAAATCAGGCGTATGAAGAACTGGTCAAGACGTTTAACGAAGAGCACTCCACTATTCAGGTCAAGATGACCCAGATCCCTTACGGGGATTACGAACTAAAGCTCCGGACGGCCATTGCTGCAGGGAGTCCGCCGGATATCATGACGATTGATACACCGACGCTGGCCCTGTATGCGAGTGCCGGTGCCCTTACATCCATCGATGATTATATGAAAAAGGAGGGACGGGTGGAGGATCTGGCTGAGCCCACTTTGAAAGGATTGATGTATGAGGGGGACATCTACTTGTCTCCCATCGCGGAGTCCAGCGTCGGATTGTTCTACAATATCCGGCTATTTGAAAAAGCCGGCGTTCCTCTTCCTTCGAAGGACCCGGAGGATCCCATGACATGGGATGAGGTAGCCGAAGCCGCCGAACGAATCTCTGCGCTATCAGATGAGATCATAGGTATCGATCCCGCTCAAGGGTTTCCCGACGGTGAATCCCCCGCATATTACAAGATCCCGCTCATTTGGCAGTTCGGAGGGGAGATCATGGACCCTGACAACCATACGGCAGAAGGGTATCTGAATTCGACCGAAAGCCTGCAGGCACTTCAGTTTTATCAGGATATGTATCAAAAACGGGGCATAGCGAAAGTTGAAATGCCGCCGGATGCATTTGAAAACGGTCAGTTGGGGATGGTCATACAGGGATCGTGGATGACAGATAGCTATGAACAGGAAAACCCTGAATTCAAGCTTGGAAAAGAATATGGCATCACATCCTTACCAAAAGGGATTCAGCGGGTCGTTCCAAATGGCGGGTGGGCCCTTGGTCTTTCGTCGAAGGCGTCACATCCCGATGAAGCCTGGGAATTCATCCGATATGCGACGAGCTATGAGGGTTCAAGACGCTATATTGAGATTACAGGGGATGTGCCGGCAAGGTATTCTGTTGCCAAAAGCTTTCCAGAGCTGAAAGAGTACCCCAAGAATATATTCGTCCATCAGGCACAGGAGTACTCTAGGAACAGGCCAGTCACAGCCGCTTATCCTGTAGTGAGTGAGGCCATGCGCATCTTGTTTGAAGATGTGGGAATCGCCAATAAAGATGTTGGTTCTGCGGCCGATGAAGCCGTAAAGAAGATCGAGGACGGCATCAAGGATATGGAAGAATGA
- a CDS encoding helix-turn-helix domain-containing protein: protein MLNAYIEQGNESLLQSFLTNLLERQSSVMDFTLTANRILLHLNLLAGKYDPKRAEVGEEVWKCQISIWELTSYQEVIHQLTELSNRIMRMASKLKTPANGEEVVSQVKAYMDIHYATDMSLATLAGQFHINAAYLSELFKAQVGQNFTDYLISLRMKKAKELLVDTGLKVIDIAHICGFSSSGYFSTVFKKKFGVKPIDYRKGLGTEGGEEK, encoded by the coding sequence GTGCTTAACGCTTATATTGAACAGGGTAATGAAAGTCTTCTGCAGTCGTTTCTTACGAATCTGCTTGAAAGACAGTCATCGGTAATGGATTTTACACTGACAGCGAATCGAATCCTCCTGCATCTCAATCTCCTTGCCGGAAAGTATGACCCCAAAAGGGCCGAGGTAGGGGAAGAGGTCTGGAAATGCCAGATAAGCATATGGGAGTTGACCTCATATCAGGAAGTAATCCATCAATTGACGGAGCTATCCAATCGTATCATGAGAATGGCCAGCAAGCTCAAGACGCCGGCTAATGGAGAAGAGGTCGTTTCCCAAGTCAAAGCATATATGGACATCCACTATGCCACTGACATGTCCCTTGCCACACTGGCAGGTCAGTTCCATATTAATGCAGCCTATTTATCGGAACTCTTTAAGGCTCAGGTAGGGCAGAATTTTACGGACTATCTGATTTCTCTGCGAATGAAAAAAGCGAAGGAACTTCTTGTTGATACCGGGCTGAAAGTCATTGATATCGCCCATATTTGTGGATTTTCAAGTTCAGGTTATTTCAGTACGGTGTTTAAAAAGAAATTCGGTGTGAAACCGATCGATTACAGAAAAGGCCTGGGCACTGAAGGAGGAGAAGAGAAGTGA
- a CDS encoding tautomerase family protein, with translation MPLLTFDLIEGRDPSTVKKILDSAHQAVLEAFGVPERDRYQIVHQHPKHEMIIEDTGLGFNRSDDVVVITITSKQRTDQQKKKLYQLLAEKLEKDCGISPDDLMVSIVTNRDADWSFGEGEAQFLTGKL, from the coding sequence ATGCCATTGCTTACATTCGATCTAATCGAAGGAAGAGACCCTTCGACAGTAAAAAAAATATTGGATAGTGCCCATCAAGCAGTCCTTGAGGCTTTTGGTGTTCCTGAAAGGGACCGCTATCAGATCGTTCATCAACACCCGAAGCACGAGATGATCATTGAAGACACGGGACTGGGCTTCAACAGAAGCGATGATGTGGTCGTCATCACCATCACGAGTAAACAACGGACCGATCAACAGAAAAAGAAATTGTATCAACTGCTGGCTGAAAAACTTGAGAAGGACTGCGGCATCTCACCAGATGATCTGATGGTATCGATTGTTACGAATCGTGATGCAGATTGGAGTTTCGGTGAAGGGGAAGCTCAATTTCTTACAGGTAAGCTTTAA
- a CDS encoding diacylglycerol/lipid kinase family protein, which yields MKEAMIIINPSSGKEEAVDYEKKAIHNLEGYEVLVRETKGEGDATLFAEEACERGFDLIICMGGDGTVNEVINGMAEKPHRPELALVPLGTVNDFARAISLPLEPEEALEVLKSTNTREADIGKVNDRYFINIIAVGALAEASFSTTAEQKSKLGPLAYVVEGMKKMKEKQPFPLELSGEQTWRGDSLLTLIAMTNSIGGFESIAPEAEVDDGSLHVYIIEDMPIPKFLLLLPKILAGKLTESPQVHHLKATKIEASSSLDMKANIDGDEGCTLPLTVKSLPRHLKIRIP from the coding sequence ATGAAAGAGGCGATGATCATTATCAATCCTTCTTCTGGAAAGGAAGAAGCGGTGGATTACGAGAAAAAAGCTATACATAATCTCGAAGGCTATGAGGTCTTGGTGCGTGAAACGAAGGGAGAAGGGGATGCTACATTGTTTGCGGAGGAAGCTTGCGAGAGAGGCTTTGACCTGATCATATGTATGGGCGGGGACGGAACCGTAAACGAAGTGATCAATGGCATGGCAGAGAAACCCCACCGCCCAGAGCTTGCCCTGGTGCCACTGGGAACGGTGAACGATTTTGCGAGGGCGATATCACTGCCGCTCGAGCCTGAGGAGGCCCTCGAGGTATTGAAATCAACCAATACCCGGGAAGCCGACATCGGGAAGGTGAATGACCGCTATTTCATCAACATCATCGCCGTGGGTGCATTGGCTGAAGCCTCATTCTCTACGACTGCAGAGCAGAAATCAAAGCTCGGTCCTCTCGCGTATGTTGTGGAGGGTATGAAAAAAATGAAAGAGAAACAGCCGTTTCCGTTAGAGCTGTCAGGAGAGCAGACCTGGAGGGGGGATTCCTTATTGACCCTCATCGCCATGACGAATTCCATCGGGGGATTCGAATCCATCGCCCCGGAAGCAGAAGTCGATGATGGATCGCTTCATGTCTATATCATCGAAGATATGCCGATACCCAAGTTCCTCTTATTGCTTCCTAAAATATTGGCGGGTAAACTGACAGAAAGCCCTCAGGTTCATCACCTGAAAGCAACCAAGATCGAAGCGTCCTCATCCCTTGACATGAAGGCGAATATTGATGGGGATGAAGGATGCACACTGCCGTTGACTGTAAAAAGTCTTCCTCGACACTTGAAAATCAGAATTCCATAA
- a CDS encoding sensor histidine kinase — MLLIFTLVLTIPFLTLSLLVPEWFGTIMEKKTTEATVEMMDQFSQYSDSLTSQVEDLGKQVLVNPATQEWVRSEENGQSDTDLLYMKNQLKTELSSMMVNNSKSMSVSVYLNDGTGTSQTLPPLREIVWFKEFYDYDQRWMRSHHEWNEDEVNSYLLPLFDLNTMDLSGVIKVNFPTVLLEESLEKVKLGDEGHVSLLDAKGRDVLGGNPDISSDIVKMSLHEMKDHSARTGVVEVTKGETKHLVFYQKMGVGDWILMSEIKKSDLYAPVHSLQRNLLLISGWIFLLTILISYILSSNIVKPLWKLTESMKLVEKGKFSEAEKGFPAIRTRNDEIGYAVKAFKNTTKTLDKLIKTEYQEKIRRKDAEYKALLLQINPHFLNNTLEVIGGLSAQGENRKVIDVTVHLGRMLSYSLDTERDVVTIGEEINYMRRYTEVLKLRHEDALHILIEEDPALDNVPIIKFVLQPLVENAVKYSFIRNDVASIGISTRKVGDEAVLIVEDNGIGIPGTVIKELAKIDRNENNVLDSRGKSIGLKNVLGRLKLSYGNRFSYSIENKDPGGTRITLIIAMEKEEREE; from the coding sequence TTGCTACTAATATTTACACTTGTCCTGACCATTCCTTTCCTTACGCTATCACTCCTCGTCCCCGAGTGGTTCGGTACCATCATGGAAAAGAAAACGACCGAAGCGACCGTAGAAATGATGGATCAATTTTCTCAATACTCCGATTCACTGACTTCTCAGGTGGAAGACCTTGGAAAACAGGTGCTTGTGAATCCCGCTACTCAGGAGTGGGTGCGTTCAGAGGAAAACGGGCAGTCCGACACAGATCTACTCTATATGAAGAATCAATTGAAAACGGAGCTCTCGTCGATGATGGTGAATAATTCAAAATCAATGTCTGTATCTGTCTATCTAAATGATGGAACAGGTACTTCACAGACGCTTCCTCCTCTTAGGGAGATTGTTTGGTTCAAGGAATTTTATGACTATGATCAACGTTGGATGAGGTCACATCATGAGTGGAATGAGGATGAAGTCAACAGTTACCTTCTTCCTCTTTTTGATTTGAATACGATGGACCTCTCCGGCGTCATCAAAGTGAATTTTCCTACCGTCCTGCTAGAGGAGTCACTTGAAAAAGTAAAGCTTGGAGATGAGGGGCACGTATCATTGCTGGATGCTAAAGGGAGAGACGTGTTGGGAGGGAATCCGGATATATCATCCGATATCGTGAAGATGAGCTTGCACGAGATGAAGGATCATTCTGCAAGAACAGGTGTAGTGGAAGTGACTAAGGGGGAAACCAAGCATCTGGTCTTTTATCAAAAAATGGGGGTTGGCGATTGGATCCTGATGAGCGAAATAAAAAAATCCGATCTCTACGCGCCTGTCCACTCACTGCAAAGGAATCTTTTATTGATCAGCGGCTGGATCTTTTTACTGACAATCTTGATTTCTTACATCCTGTCTTCGAATATCGTCAAGCCTCTATGGAAATTGACGGAATCTATGAAACTTGTCGAAAAGGGAAAGTTCTCAGAGGCTGAAAAAGGGTTTCCCGCGATCCGCACGAGGAACGATGAAATCGGTTATGCCGTAAAGGCATTCAAGAATACAACCAAGACATTGGACAAACTGATCAAAACGGAGTATCAGGAAAAGATCAGGAGGAAGGACGCGGAGTACAAAGCACTGCTGCTACAGATCAATCCGCACTTCCTGAACAATACGCTTGAAGTGATAGGAGGACTATCCGCTCAAGGGGAAAATCGTAAAGTCATTGATGTGACCGTCCATTTGGGGCGGATGCTCTCGTATTCCCTTGATACTGAAAGGGATGTTGTCACAATAGGGGAAGAAATAAACTATATGCGCCGATATACGGAAGTATTGAAACTTCGTCATGAAGATGCCCTACATATACTGATTGAAGAGGATCCAGCACTCGATAATGTACCGATCATCAAGTTCGTCCTGCAACCTCTCGTCGAAAATGCAGTAAAGTATAGCTTTATACGGAACGATGTGGCTTCCATCGGAATTTCCACCCGAAAAGTCGGAGATGAGGCGGTTTTGATTGTGGAGGATAATGGAATCGGCATACCTGGAACGGTCATCAAGGAACTTGCGAAGATTGATCGAAACGAAAATAATGTTCTCGACAGCAGGGGCAAGAGCATAGGACTGAAGAATGTCCTTGGAAGATTGAAGCTTTCCTATGGAAACCGCTTTTCGTATTCGATTGAAAATAAGGATCCCGGTGGGACTCGGATCACCCTTATAATTGCAATGGAGAAGGAGGAGAGGGAAGAATGA
- a CDS encoding iron-sulfur cluster biosynthesis family protein, which produces MNLTLTDPALMKLSEIPRDHKVQLALDRGSCDIVNNVYEMKVIPPRELQNHERSIDYKGVTFIVDDDFEDAYDHELTIDFQKNAFVFKNKNQTFNNRVGLRFL; this is translated from the coding sequence ATGAATCTAACCCTGACAGACCCAGCTTTAATGAAACTATCAGAAATACCCCGCGACCATAAGGTGCAGCTTGCCCTCGACCGGGGGAGTTGTGATATCGTGAATAATGTATACGAAATGAAAGTGATCCCTCCAAGAGAGCTGCAAAACCATGAACGCAGCATTGACTATAAGGGTGTCACCTTCATTGTGGACGACGATTTCGAAGACGCCTATGATCATGAACTTACGATTGATTTTCAGAAGAATGCATTCGTGTTCAAGAATAAGAATCAAACCTTCAACAACCGGGTAGGGCTTCGTTTTTTGTGA
- a CDS encoding amino acid permease: MKNQSAEPSLSWWHLSLIGAGGTVGTGYFLGTGIALKSSGGFTIPAFLIAAFATWIVYKRLAMMTMADPCEGSFCTYAGKAYGRWAAFLCGWIYWISTVLIMGGQLTALGILSRYWFPSIPLWVFTLIFAVLSITVVLLGARGFDIAEDFFSVIKLSALVIFLFIGASLLSGGRNHFHLNGSMPLDEGFNRMRTSLIFAFYSFAGIEVIGLMASRLTETKDIFKSGRALILCLGSLYVLALWVTMKLQAPTHFSSEESPFISVLNRGHVPIVASCFNGVILIAGFSALAAALFSVTRLLRSMADEGEAPRIFKRKWKRDIPLPSLCLSVAGMGIAIIASHLLPGIIFEAFITAAGILLLCNWAFILLSSFKLLDKDVRRNGVSLFALAILVLAISGTFTLKESRYGFYLSMVLLVLISLASLLFNYKSSRRLAKS, from the coding sequence ATGAAGAATCAATCAGCTGAGCCTTCTCTTTCCTGGTGGCATCTTTCCTTGATCGGTGCTGGAGGTACGGTTGGGACGGGGTATTTCCTTGGTACTGGAATTGCGCTGAAATCATCGGGCGGGTTCACCATCCCTGCGTTTCTTATCGCTGCGTTCGCAACCTGGATCGTGTATAAACGGCTTGCCATGATGACCATGGCCGATCCTTGCGAAGGATCCTTCTGTACCTATGCTGGAAAAGCATACGGAAGATGGGCGGCGTTCCTGTGCGGTTGGATCTATTGGATTTCCACCGTATTGATCATGGGAGGTCAGTTAACCGCCCTTGGGATTTTGTCCAGGTACTGGTTCCCTTCCATTCCCCTTTGGGTTTTCACCCTTATCTTTGCGGTGCTATCCATCACGGTCGTACTACTCGGAGCAAGGGGATTTGATATAGCGGAAGACTTTTTTTCAGTCATCAAGCTTTCAGCACTTGTGATCTTCCTATTCATCGGGGCATCACTGTTATCTGGAGGCAGAAACCACTTCCACCTGAATGGTTCAATGCCATTAGATGAAGGATTCAATCGGATGAGGACTTCCTTGATCTTTGCTTTCTATTCCTTCGCAGGCATCGAAGTTATCGGGCTGATGGCTTCCCGGCTCACGGAAACCAAAGACATTTTCAAAAGCGGGAGAGCACTGATCCTTTGCCTTGGCTCATTGTACGTATTGGCCCTTTGGGTGACAATGAAACTGCAGGCACCCACCCACTTTTCCAGTGAGGAGAGCCCATTTATATCCGTCCTGAATCGTGGACATGTCCCCATCGTTGCCTCATGTTTTAACGGCGTCATCCTGATAGCCGGTTTTTCTGCATTGGCTGCAGCGTTATTCAGCGTCACCCGCCTCCTTCGGTCTATGGCGGATGAAGGTGAAGCACCAAGGATATTCAAAAGAAAATGGAAGAGGGATATCCCTCTTCCTTCCCTCTGCCTCTCCGTTGCCGGTATGGGAATCGCCATCATTGCTTCTCATCTCTTGCCAGGGATCATCTTTGAGGCCTTCATCACTGCCGCAGGCATCCTGCTACTCTGTAATTGGGCATTCATCCTGCTTTCATCCTTCAAGCTACTTGACAAAGATGTCAGGAGAAACGGAGTGAGCCTGTTTGCATTGGCCATCCTCGTGTTGGCCATCAGCGGGACGTTCACACTGAAGGAAAGCAGATATGGATTCTATTTGAGCATGGTGCTTCTGGTGCTGATCAGTTTAGCCTCCCTGCTGTTCAACTATAAGTCATCCCGTCGTTTAGCGAAGTCGTGA
- a CDS encoding nucleotide excision repair endonuclease: protein MINITIPKADVSITERKQNENEEIKIQPIEGFIDLHEIPRDKGGIILFYDNKDELLFVGKARKLRQRVKKHLEDKVSPLREHRKEVHRIDVLFVEDAMEREIYETYIINALRARYNVEKAFF, encoded by the coding sequence ATGATCAATATTACCATTCCAAAAGCGGATGTATCCATTACAGAACGCAAACAGAACGAAAATGAAGAAATTAAAATTCAACCGATCGAGGGTTTCATCGACCTTCATGAAATTCCGCGTGATAAAGGTGGAATCATCCTCTTTTATGACAACAAGGACGAACTTCTGTTTGTAGGAAAAGCCAGAAAGCTGAGACAGCGTGTTAAAAAGCATCTGGAAGATAAAGTATCGCCCCTTCGCGAACACAGGAAGGAAGTTCATCGCATCGATGTCTTATTTGTGGAAGATGCAATGGAACGCGAAATTTACGAAACATATATCATCAATGCGCTTAGAGCCAGATACAATGTGGAAAAAGCATTCTTTTAA
- a CDS encoding MFS transporter, with translation MNDQSKVSNWCVVSMASIPLVMTLGNSMLIPVLPIFEKKVGISSFQTSMIITSYSIASIFLIPIAGYLSDRFGRKMVILPSLVFSLIGGLIAGYASWKMNDPFLWIIIGRVLQGIGAAGAAPIILPLVGDLYKDDDEKTSSCLGIIETSNTFGKVLSPILGAAFAAFLWFLPFFSISFFSLISILLVIFFIKVPKKKDAPVELKEFIKKTKGIFKEHGKWICTVFTIGAYVMLVLFGILFYLSDSFEKIHHLYGVKKGFVLAIPLLALCVASYISGKNIKGNLKRMKGIMVGCLALLTLCVPFVGFLREQLVFLLCLTGLIGIAIGALLPTLDALITENIEKEERGTISSLYSSSRFIGVAAGPPLVSLVMKNGLNVSFIGAGLFAVIIIILVLFWVHTEEKTNPQQAGGSS, from the coding sequence ATGAACGATCAATCAAAAGTGAGTAACTGGTGTGTCGTCAGTATGGCCTCCATCCCACTCGTCATGACGCTGGGGAACTCCATGTTGATACCAGTACTTCCGATTTTTGAAAAGAAGGTTGGCATCTCATCCTTCCAAACCAGCATGATCATCACGAGTTATTCTATTGCTTCCATCTTCCTTATTCCCATTGCCGGCTATTTGTCGGATCGGTTCGGACGGAAAATGGTCATCCTTCCGAGTCTTGTGTTTTCTTTAATCGGCGGTCTGATTGCAGGCTACGCATCATGGAAAATGAATGATCCTTTCCTTTGGATCATTATCGGGAGGGTCCTGCAAGGGATCGGTGCAGCAGGTGCAGCCCCCATCATTCTGCCCCTTGTAGGTGATCTATACAAAGATGATGATGAGAAAACAAGCTCATGCCTTGGAATCATCGAAACGTCCAATACGTTCGGCAAGGTATTGAGCCCCATTTTGGGAGCGGCTTTCGCGGCTTTCTTATGGTTCCTGCCGTTTTTCTCCATCTCTTTTTTCAGCCTTATTTCCATCCTGCTGGTCATTTTTTTCATTAAAGTACCTAAAAAAAAGGATGCCCCTGTCGAACTTAAGGAGTTCATCAAGAAAACGAAAGGGATCTTCAAGGAGCATGGCAAGTGGATTTGCACAGTATTTACAATAGGTGCGTATGTGATGCTGGTCCTATTCGGCATTCTTTTTTACTTGAGTGATTCATTCGAAAAGATCCATCACTTATATGGTGTGAAGAAGGGGTTTGTCCTGGCGATCCCTCTGCTTGCCCTTTGTGTCGCTTCTTACATCTCGGGAAAGAACATCAAAGGAAATTTGAAACGAATGAAAGGGATCATGGTTGGCTGTCTTGCCCTCTTGACCCTATGTGTGCCATTCGTCGGTTTTCTCAGAGAACAGTTGGTCTTCCTGCTCTGCCTCACAGGTTTAATCGGGATAGCCATCGGTGCCCTTTTACCGACCCTCGATGCCCTGATTACGGAAAACATTGAAAAAGAAGAACGAGGGACCATTTCTTCGCTTTATAGTTCCTCCCGTTTTATCGGTGTCGCTGCAGGACCCCCTTTGGTTTCGCTGGTTATGAAAAATGGGTTGAATGTGAGTTTCATCGGTGCGGGACTTTTTGCGGTGATCATCATCATCTTGGTTCTGTTTTGGGTCCACACAGAAGAAAAAACGAACCCGCAACAGGCTGGAGGATCATCATGA